Proteins encoded together in one Dermacentor variabilis isolate Ectoservices chromosome 2, ASM5094787v1, whole genome shotgun sequence window:
- the LOC142571482 gene encoding transport and Golgi organization protein 2 homolog isoform X3: MDLEEGKVGGTWLGMNTSGKVASLLNIIQPLDEITGDEKLPRGHLAVRYLEGAQDGMSYLRDLRRKASDYNRFLLVTLDVSPSRQDIQACCYTNALDSPPVHLKPGFHAFGNSNPLRPWRKVVESRAQFGDIVQRQGKVGRKQALLDELIAMMSNSTEYFPDDQLLKDAEGRSEESLRSLSSVFVRVEDEYYGSRTHSVILVDSRGCVDYTERTMQQPIDLNGNEPWVTTRLQFGIQEPGSLVSRL, translated from the exons ATGGACCTGGAAGAAGGCAAGGTGGGAGGCACGTGGCTGGGCATGAACACTTCCGGCAAGGTGGCATCCCTGCTGAACATCATCCAGCCCCTCGACGAAATCACCGGCGACGAGAAACTGCCCAGAG GCCACCTGGCGGTGCGGTACCTGGAAGGCGCCCAGGACGGCATGAGCTACCTGCGCGACCTGCGGCGGAAGGCCAGCGACTACAACAGGTTCCTCCTCGTCACACTGGACGTCAG CCCTTCAAGGCAGGACATCCAAGCCTGCTGCTATACGAACGCCCTTGATTCCCCACCAGTTCACCTAAAACCAG GTTTCCACGCCTTCGGCAACAGCAACCCGCTGCGTCCGTGGCGCAAAGTGGTCGAGTCGCGGGCGCAGTTCGGCGACATCGTGCAGCGACAGGGCAAGGTCGGCCGCAAGCAGGCGCTGCTCGACGAGCTCATCGCGATGATGAGCAACAGCACCGA GTACTTCCCCGACGACCAGCTGCTGAAGGACGCGGAAGGCAGGTCCGAAGAATCGCTACGAAGCCTCAGCTCCGTATTCGTCCGGGTCGAGGACGAGTACTACGGATCCAG GACGCACAGCGTCATCCTGGTCGACTCCAGAGGCTGTGTGGACTACACCGAGCGCACCATGCAGCAGCCAATAGACCTGAACGGCAACGAACCCTGGGTTACGACGAGGCTGCAGTTCGGAATCCAGGAGCCCGGGTCGCTTGTGTCCCGGCTTTGA
- the LOC142571482 gene encoding transport and Golgi organization protein 2 homolog isoform X2, with product MTAMDLEEGKVGGTWLGMNTSGKVASLLNIIQPLDEITGDEKLPRGHLAVRYLEGAQDGMSYLRDLRRKASDYNRFLLVTLDVSPSRQDIQACCYTNALDSPPVHLKPGFHAFGNSNPLRPWRKVVESRAQFGDIVQRQGKVGRKQALLDELIAMMSNSTEYFPDDQLLKDAEGRSEESLRSLSSVFVRVEDEYYGSRTHSVILVDSRGCVDYTERTMQQPIDLNGNEPWVTTRLQFGIQEPGSLVSRL from the exons CGATGGACCTGGAAGAAGGCAAGGTGGGAGGCACGTGGCTGGGCATGAACACTTCCGGCAAGGTGGCATCCCTGCTGAACATCATCCAGCCCCTCGACGAAATCACCGGCGACGAGAAACTGCCCAGAG GCCACCTGGCGGTGCGGTACCTGGAAGGCGCCCAGGACGGCATGAGCTACCTGCGCGACCTGCGGCGGAAGGCCAGCGACTACAACAGGTTCCTCCTCGTCACACTGGACGTCAG CCCTTCAAGGCAGGACATCCAAGCCTGCTGCTATACGAACGCCCTTGATTCCCCACCAGTTCACCTAAAACCAG GTTTCCACGCCTTCGGCAACAGCAACCCGCTGCGTCCGTGGCGCAAAGTGGTCGAGTCGCGGGCGCAGTTCGGCGACATCGTGCAGCGACAGGGCAAGGTCGGCCGCAAGCAGGCGCTGCTCGACGAGCTCATCGCGATGATGAGCAACAGCACCGA GTACTTCCCCGACGACCAGCTGCTGAAGGACGCGGAAGGCAGGTCCGAAGAATCGCTACGAAGCCTCAGCTCCGTATTCGTCCGGGTCGAGGACGAGTACTACGGATCCAG GACGCACAGCGTCATCCTGGTCGACTCCAGAGGCTGTGTGGACTACACCGAGCGCACCATGCAGCAGCCAATAGACCTGAACGGCAACGAACCCTGGGTTACGACGAGGCTGCAGTTCGGAATCCAGGAGCCCGGGTCGCTTGTGTCCCGGCTTTGA